One Keratinibaculum paraultunense genomic window carries:
- the sleB gene encoding spore cortex-lytic enzyme: protein MKKFTIMTMTFVLLFLSILMFYEPNKNIIESISRYNMYAPKILYWGSRGQDVKNVQWQLVKWKYLIGKVDGIYGPETYRAVRRFQAKNGLSVDGVVGPKTAAALGITLKGTTVPASAQGISRKGDEYLLARAIHGEARGEPYIGKVAVGAVVLNRVRSPKFPNTIAGVIYQPLAFTAVADGQINLTPGKDAIKAARDALNGWDPTYGALYYWNPATATSRWIWSRKVTLKIGKHWFGI from the coding sequence TTGAAAAAGTTTACCATAATGACCATGACATTTGTATTACTATTTTTATCAATACTTATGTTTTATGAGCCAAATAAAAATATTATAGAAAGTATTAGTAGATACAATATGTATGCACCAAAAATACTCTATTGGGGCTCAAGAGGTCAAGATGTAAAAAATGTTCAATGGCAGTTGGTTAAATGGAAATATCTTATAGGGAAAGTAGATGGCATATATGGTCCAGAAACTTATAGAGCAGTTAGAAGATTTCAAGCTAAAAATGGATTATCTGTAGATGGAGTAGTAGGTCCAAAAACTGCAGCAGCATTAGGCATTACATTAAAAGGTACTACAGTTCCTGCTTCTGCTCAAGGTATAAGTAGAAAAGGAGATGAATATCTGTTAGCTAGGGCTATTCATGGAGAAGCTAGAGGGGAACCTTATATAGGAAAAGTAGCAGTAGGAGCTGTTGTATTAAATAGAGTTAGAAGTCCAAAGTTTCCCAATACAATAGCAGGAGTAATATATCAACCTTTAGCATTTACAGCAGTAGCTGATGGACAGATAAATTTAACTCCAGGGAAAGATGCTATAAAAGCTGCAAGGGATGCATTAAATGGTTGGGATCCTACCTATGGAGCATTATACTATTGGAATCCAGCTACTGCAACTAGTAGATGGATTTGGTCTAGAAAAGTAACATTAAAAATTGGTAAACATTGGTTTGGAATATAG